The window ttagttaaatagttagttagtcagttagttagttagatagacagatagatagatagatagatagattgatagatagatagatagatagatagatagatagatagatagatagatagatagatagatagatagatagatagaNNNNNNNNNNNNNNNNNNNNNNNNNNNNNNNNNNNNNNNNNNNNNNNNNNNNNNNNNNNNNNNNNNNNNNNNNNNNNNNNNNNNNNNNNNNNNNNNNNNNgaactagaactgaactagaactgaactagaactgaactagaactgaactagaactgaactagaactgaactagaactgaaccagaactgaactagaactgaaccagaatggaactagatctgaactagaactgaattgaactaaaatagaaataaactagaactaatctggatcttaaataaaattaaccaaGAACGCCCATATTAAACATCAATTGTTAATGTTATcttatttgtttgaatttcaatttcaaagcaatttatcatttttttttttgaaatcaacAAAATCATCTAAGAAAATGATAATCCAATAGATAACTTACCTGTTAGTTCCCTTTCCAGCCAATAAATGCTTTAAAACCGGAACAGGGTTATTTTCCTTATACACTGGATCTTCCTGTGTATCCAAGCAAACACAAAATAAAGCCTTATCCAAATGCTCCGTCAATAAAGAATTATTCACACTATTGCTAACAATATGTTGCCTTATGGCAGCCCATTCATTACGTTCATCAGCAGTAAGAACTCCCAAAGGAACTTCAGCCGCCGTTTTACTTTCATCTAACTTTATGACTGCATTTAGACGAGCCAATATTTCCTTAGCCGGCTCTATATTACCATTGGCATCGAGTACATCTACAGCATAAATATTACCACGACgcataaccattatatgtttagAATTGGGCGTTTGTACTAAACGATCTTTTTCGAACTCCGGTATACGTGAAGTACCAAACAAACGTTCATATTGACTCATATCGAGTGGAAACGCCTTAAAGGCATATGAGGCATAAGTGGCTATAATTGTAGGTGCTATACGCATCCAACGGCGGTATTTTTCGTTATCAGTCTTTTTGGGATTTAAATGGAAAACTTCGGGTTCAAGAACACCATCTTGCAGGGAACGCCAAAAACGTAAAGATGAAATGATAAGATTGGCGGCACGTACTGTTTGATGTTGATATTGTGGACGTGAATCGTTTTTCATCACCAGCAAGGGATTGTAGTTTAGAGGTAAGGGAACACGATCTCTCAAGTACATATCGAacctttatatatataaaaggatGTTGGGAAATCTTAACCATTTATTTAACAGATGGAATTTAAATGTTACCTACCAGGGTTCTGATATATAACTGGTGTGTTTATTGGCCTCATCCTTTATCTTTAGCAGAGCATTCAAATCAGCTGCCTCATGCATACGAAACTTTTCCACAACCTGTTGCGTTTCTTTAAATTCATCCACGCTGGTGATGGGTTGTACAGCGGCCAAAAAACGTTCACAAGTCTTGTCAACCAAGGGAATGGGTAGACGTGGcaaagatttttgaaaataaagtgtAGGCAATTTCGAGCGTTGTAAGTATTGATAAGAATCCGAATGACTAGATGATTGAGTAGCCATTGATCTCAGTAAAACTGGCAAAGGTTTAGAAATACCCAACATTTTGCTGGAGGCATACAATTGACCACGTACCATTGTTCCTATAAATATTGctgtaaataaaagtttcttttaatttattacaattattaaaaatgtctttttttaattttaccttTTAACACTTTGtaacttaaaattaaactgTCTGCAGCTATAAGCAAAAATTTGcagtaaacaatataaaaatacaaagtccaatttctattatttgtttgttggtaaataacaacaacaaaaaacaggtcacacaaataaatataaataacaacaactaccaaTACTTAACAGATAGCAAACAGTTGtcggtttgtttttgttttgtttagtcattcgcttttgtatttatttctattatctCTCTTTGTACAATGATTCTTTATACAGCTGTGTTAAAAGGTTGCCATAtcattaatataaacatatgcTTGCCGTTGATCGATTATTTTGTTGattctattacaattttaatgaattactgtagaaataaatattatgaactttaaacaaaaataaaacaaattaatgattttttttacaaatttctgtaaaatatcTATTAAGTTTTATGAGAATTAGTATTAAATgtcttaataaattgttattaattatggACAATATAAGTTTTTTGGAATAGTTTCAAATAGGTATTTACTATTTGAAAAACTTGCACTTCCAAGTAGGGTTCCACAGTTAAAACGaatagttgacttttcgacttcttttatttagttaaaagtcgacttttcgattttttgcatattataaaaagtcgatttttcaacttttcgacttttttcatttaaataaaagtcgacttttggacttttcgactataagtattttataaatagtcgacttttcgactttttcgattttttgactattttcgacttctttctacttttttccgactattttttgacttttttcgagtttttccgactattttagagtttttgatttttttccactttttttaaaatttttgacttgttttttaaatttttgatttttcgactttttccgacttctcgatttttttccgacttttttttgactttttccgatttcgacttttcgacatttttcgacttatcgacatttttcgacttttcggctttttcgacttttattcaataagtcgacttttcgacttttttcacagacgatagtcgagttatcgacttttttggaacaaaatagtcgacttcgacttttcgactttttttgacaaaaagtcgattgttcgattattcgaaagtcgatttatagaaccctacttccAAGTTGCACTATTTagtgatttaaatttaatcccTACAAAAATTgaacttatttaatattttctcgttaatttttaaatgaatttcaaaaacttCTATAAACCATCATAATATTGCTCGGTACTATAGAATT of the Lucilia cuprina isolate Lc7/37 chromosome 2, ASM2204524v1, whole genome shotgun sequence genome contains:
- the LOC111689180 gene encoding carnitine O-palmitoyltransferase 2, mitochondrial, producing MVRGQLYASSKMLGISKPLPVLLRSMATQSSSHSDSYQYLQRSKLPTLYFQKSLPRLPIPLVDKTCERFLAAVQPITSVDEFKETQQVVEKFRMHEAADLNALLKIKDEANKHTSYISEPWFDMYLRDRVPLPLNYNPLLVMKNDSRPQYQHQTVRAANLIISSLRFWRSLQDGVLEPEVFHLNPKKTDNEKYRRWMRIAPTIIATYASYAFKAFPLDMSQYERLFGTSRIPEFEKDRLVQTPNSKHIMVMRRGNIYAVDVLDANGNIEPAKEILARLNAVIKLDESKTAAEVPLGVLTADERNEWAAIRQHIVSNSVNNSLLTEHLDKALFCVCLDTQEDPVYKENNPVPVLKHLLAGKGTNR